DNA from Chitinophaga pendula:
CCCTGGGACTATCCCGCAGGGCATATGATTATGCTATTCAAGGTTATGAAAGGCTGAAGGATGATGAGAAGCTGGCGAATAAGCAGTTGCTTTCTATCGTTGATTTCAGTTTGCCGTCGAGTAAGAAGCGGTTATTTATCCTGGACCTGGAGACAGGTGCTTTGTTGTTCAACACTTTTGTGTCTCACGGGCGTAATTCGGGTAGGGAGCTGGCGACGGCATTTTCCAATGCGCAGAACAGTTTCATGAGTAGTTTAGGTTTTTATGTGACTGGTGCTACTTACAAAGGGGAGCACGGTTATTCGCTGAAACTGATTGGAGAGGAGAAAGGCATTAACGATAATGCGCTTAGCCGTGGCATTGTGATGCATAGTGCGGATTATGTAAATGAGGCATTGATCAACAGTCAGGGATATATAGGGCGTAGTTTGGGATGTCCGGCTATTCCTATCAGCCTGCATAAAAAGATCATTGAGAAGATCCGGAATGGTTCCTGTCTTTTCCTTTACAGCCCTGATACGCATTACCTCGCTAATTCGCAGTTGTTGTCACACAGTGATATGGCGACGAGGATGTAGGAGATAATATTATTCATATATAGCAAAGCGGGTTGACTGATGTATTCGGTCAACCCGCTTTGTTATGTGTGGTATTCTTATTCGCTCCAGGGGGAGTGCAGGATACAGTCGCAGAAATTTTTGCGTTGGAATCCTGGTATCATGAATGCACAGACATCTGCTTTGATATTACCGAAGGTGGTATCTGTCTTGTGTTCGAAACCGCTGAAGAAGGTAGGTATGATCTGTTTTTTAAAACCGGTCCGGGGAAACGCGGTGATAATCTCTTCGCGATGTGAGTCGCTTAGCCGTTCATATCCTTCTCCCATTACGTCCAGGCCTACTCCGGAATACAACAAGGCGACTTCGGGCTCTTTATATTCGGCGATGCC
Protein-coding regions in this window:
- a CDS encoding murein L,D-transpeptidase catalytic domain family protein produces the protein MIKPDQKKIRLVAFCVLFSTLLFQAKEPSAGHVNEPVVKKVAMPTYTTLYDSLKLDSLGLSRRAYDYAIQGYERLKDDEKLANKQLLSIVDFSLPSSKKRLFILDLETGALLFNTFVSHGRNSGRELATAFSNAQNSFMSSLGFYVTGATYKGEHGYSLKLIGEEKGINDNALSRGIVMHSADYVNEALINSQGYIGRSLGCPAIPISLHKKIIEKIRNGSCLFLYSPDTHYLANSQLLSHSDMATRM